The Brachyhypopomus gauderio isolate BG-103 chromosome 1, BGAUD_0.2, whole genome shotgun sequence genome includes a window with the following:
- the LOC143516783 gene encoding intermediate filament protein ON3, producing MSLRSKRMSSSSSVRSSVKLGGFGYGGGYGGMMSLGVPAAGFSSSTTYLGPSIAGVSVNKSLLAPLNLEIDPNIQMVRTQEKEQIKSLNNRFASFIDKVRFLEQQNKMLETKFDLLQNQTTGRSNIEPMFEAYMSNLRRQLDVVNNDKMKLDGELRNMQGLVEDFKHKYEDEINKRNNLENDFVILKKDVDSAYLVKADLEDKVGSLTDEINFLKSIYDEELREVQASIKDTSVIVQMDNSRNLNMDQIVAEVKAQYEDIAAKSREEAESWYKSKFDQMANQATQYSDELRNTKAEIAEINRMIGRLQSEIEAVKAQRANLENQMAEAEGRGELAVKEAKARMRDLEEALQRAKQDMARQLREYQELMNVKLALDIEIATYRKLLEGEEDRIGQQAIVNIQSVPSYNLGPKGINGYPQMSSPTPKILIKTTEVRDNTRFTH from the exons ATGAGTCTAAGGAGCAAGCGCATGAGCTCAAGCAGCTCAGTGCGGAGCAGCGTGAAGCTGGGCGGCTTCGGCTACGGCGGTGGCTACGGTGGGATGATGTCCCTGGGAGTCCCGGCAGCTGGCTTCAGCAGCAGCACCACTTACCTGGGCCCTTCCATCGCCGGCGTCTCCGTCAACAAGAGCCTGCTGGCGCCTCTCAACCTGGAGATCGATCCCAACATCCAGATGGTGCGCACGCAGGAGAAGGAGCAGATCAAGTCGCTAAACAACCGTTTCGCATCGTTCATCGACAAG GTAAGGTTCCTGGAGCAGCAGAACAAGATGCTGGAAACCAAGTTTGACCTGCTGCAGAACCAGACCACAGGCAGGTCCAACATCGAGCCCATGTTTGAAGCTTACATGTCCAACCTGCGCCGACAACTTGATGTGGTCAACAACGACAAGATGAAGCTAGATGGAGAACTGAGGAACATGCAGGGGCTGGTGGAAGACTTCAAGCACAA GTATGAAGACGAGATCAACAAGAGGAACAACCTAGAGAACGACTTTGTGATTCTGAAAAAG GATGTGGATTCTGCATACCTGGTGAAGGCGGACCTGGAAGATAAAGTGGGCTCTCTGACTGATGAGATCAACTTCCTGAAGAGCATTTATGATGAG GAGCTGCGTGAGGTTCAGGCAAGCATCAAGGACACCTCGGTCATAGTGCAGATGGACAACTCCCGCAACCTCAACATGGACCAGATTGTGGCTGAAGTTAAGGCCCAATATGAGGACATCGCGGCCAAGAGccgtgaggaggcggagtcctgGTACAAGTCTAAG TTTGACCAGATGGCCAATCAGGCTACGCAGTACAGCGACGAGCTGAGGAACACCAAGGCAGAGATCGCCGAGATCAACCGCATGATCGGACGCCTACAGAGTGAGATCGAGGCCGTCAAGGCGCAG CGCGCCAATCTGGAGAACCAGATGGCGGAGGCAGAGGGCCGCGGGGAGCTGGCCGTGAAGGAGGCCAAGGCCCGAATGCGGGACCTGGAAGAAGCACTGCAGAGAGCCAAACAGGACATGGCTCGGCAGCTCCGAGAGTACCAGGAGCTCATGAATGTCAAGTTGGCTCTGGACATCGAGATCGCCACCTACAGGAAGCTGCTTGAAGGCGAGGAGGACAG AATTGGACAGCAGGCAATTGTCAATATTCAGTCAGTGCCCAGTTACA ACCTAGGTCCCAAAGGAATAAATGGGTACCCACAGATGAGTTCTCCAACACCTAAAATACTGATCAAAACCACAGAGGTCAGGGACAACACCAGATTCACACACTGA
- the bcdin3d gene encoding pre-miRNA 5'-monophosphate methyltransferase isoform X1, with protein MMDNMATPSKRASLHSLAENEDPGAAPYGNFINYYTFNPPVNRLSLIPTTLLKDIGCRPESSEPVLMLDAGCNSGDLSVALYKHLLQEWQSESDASERVFLLGFDLDRDLILRAQDSNPFPQNIQFVSLDITHEESHTTLTSHSEKFGRRRYNLCTCFAVTMWIHLNHGDAAFLALLSRLASLCEYLLLEVQPWKCYRSAARRLRKLGRRDFDHFKTLQICGDMAAHAKEHLEQRCSMELTRSFGTTGWDRSLLLFKRR; from the exons ATGATGGACAACATGGCGACACCCAGCAAGCGTGCAAGTTTGCACAGTTTGGCAGAGAATGAAGATCCTGGAGCTGCTCCGTATGGCAATTTTATCAATTACTATACATTTAATCCACCAGTTAATCGTCTCAGTTTAATACCGACCACTCTTCTTAAAGACATCGGATGCCGCCCTGAGAGCAGTGAACCTGTCCTGATGTTGGACGCCGGGTGTAACTCGGGG GACTTATCTGTTGCACTGTATAAACATCTGCTGCAGGAGTGGCAATCTGAAAGTGATGCTTCCGAGAGAGTTTTCCTGCTTGGATTCGACCTTGACCGAGACTTAATCTTACGAGCCCAAGACTCCAACCCGTTCCCCCAAAACATACAGTTCGTGTCTCTTGATATCACCCATGAGGAGAGCCACACGACGCTGACTTCCCACTCGGAGAAGTTTGGTCGGCGCCGCTACAATTTGTGTACTTGTTTTGCGGTAACGATGTGGATTCACCTGAACCATGGCGACGCCGCCTTTCTAGCTCTTCTTTCGCGACTTGCCTCGTTATGCGAGTACCTATTACTGGAGGTGCAGCCTTGGAAGTGCTACCGTTCGGCCGCTCGGCGTCTGCGTAAACTCGGACGCCGCGACTTCGACCACTTCAAAACGCTTCAGATCTGTGGGGACATGGCAGCGCATGCTAAAGAGCACTTAGAGCAGCGGTGTAGCATGGAGCTAACGCGGAGCTTCGGCACGACGGGCTGGGACCGCAGCCTCTTGCTCTTCAAGAGACGATGA
- the bcdin3d gene encoding pre-miRNA 5'-monophosphate methyltransferase isoform X2 yields MKILELLHIGCRPESSEPVLMLDAGCNSGDLSVALYKHLLQEWQSESDASERVFLLGFDLDRDLILRAQDSNPFPQNIQFVSLDITHEESHTTLTSHSEKFGRRRYNLCTCFAVTMWIHLNHGDAAFLALLSRLASLCEYLLLEVQPWKCYRSAARRLRKLGRRDFDHFKTLQICGDMAAHAKEHLEQRCSMELTRSFGTTGWDRSLLLFKRR; encoded by the exons ATGAAGATCCTGGAGCTGCTCC ACATCGGATGCCGCCCTGAGAGCAGTGAACCTGTCCTGATGTTGGACGCCGGGTGTAACTCGGGG GACTTATCTGTTGCACTGTATAAACATCTGCTGCAGGAGTGGCAATCTGAAAGTGATGCTTCCGAGAGAGTTTTCCTGCTTGGATTCGACCTTGACCGAGACTTAATCTTACGAGCCCAAGACTCCAACCCGTTCCCCCAAAACATACAGTTCGTGTCTCTTGATATCACCCATGAGGAGAGCCACACGACGCTGACTTCCCACTCGGAGAAGTTTGGTCGGCGCCGCTACAATTTGTGTACTTGTTTTGCGGTAACGATGTGGATTCACCTGAACCATGGCGACGCCGCCTTTCTAGCTCTTCTTTCGCGACTTGCCTCGTTATGCGAGTACCTATTACTGGAGGTGCAGCCTTGGAAGTGCTACCGTTCGGCCGCTCGGCGTCTGCGTAAACTCGGACGCCGCGACTTCGACCACTTCAAAACGCTTCAGATCTGTGGGGACATGGCAGCGCATGCTAAAGAGCACTTAGAGCAGCGGTGTAGCATGGAGCTAACGCGGAGCTTCGGCACGACGGGCTGGGACCGCAGCCTCTTGCTCTTCAAGAGACGATGA
- the cox14 gene encoding cytochrome c oxidase assembly protein COX14 homolog: protein MMTGKRLADVGYRVFSASMMLLTVYGGYLCAARGYRYMQRQKRLQLAAQNQTTDTEIIKD from the coding sequence ATGATGACCGGCAAGCGTCTCGCTGATGTGGGCTACCGGGTGTTTTCCGCGTCGATGATGCTGCTGACGGTGTACGGCGGCTACCTGTGCGCCGCGCGCGGCTACCGCTACATGCAGCGGCAGAAACGGCTGCAGCTGGCGGCGCAGAATCAGACCACAGACACGGAGATCATCAAGGACTGA